In a genomic window of Mycosarcoma maydis chromosome 5, whole genome shotgun sequence:
- a CDS encoding uncharacterized protein (related to Carrier protein YMC1, mitochondrial precursor) codes for MTTASAAPSALVDFIAGTAGGIASLLAGHPFDTVKTRLQAQPASSSSCSLLPHKHDTPSIRSSTAASSASKLVSSCRIDYASTIESRHAIPASAAHSTAIQIPHMASSSTRSGGGAFHVTLPIYRSATDAFRIIIREERLSGLYKGVTSPMLGVAIMNASIFGLYNISLRYQESHHVFSDHAITQVLIAGMLSGLGSSLITSPIDLIKIREQMDTTRGKTTWSVFKHVVKTEGVRRGVYRGWCTTAIRDLGYGPYFASYEWLNGQIQRYTGKPLTNLDMAMSGAVAGVVAWLSTFWADVIKTKIQATNGIDDVRGRSLFWSTAKHTYRQGGWRAFFVGVGPTVLRALPVNAVLFVTYEATKDLLISRGF; via the coding sequence atGACGACGgcgtctgctgctccttCTGCATTGGTCGATTTCATCGCAGGTACCGCTGGCGGTATCGCTTCGTTGCTCGCCGGTCACCCTTTTGATACGGTCAAGACCCGGCTTCAGGCTCAGCCTGCCTCTAGCTCAAGTTGCAGCCTTCTTCCACACAAGCACGACACTCCGTCAATACGCTCGTCCACTGCCGCATCCAGCGCGTCGAAACTGGTTTCATCTTGTCGCATAGACTACGCTTCCACCATCGAATCTAGACATGCAATCCCAGCTTCAGCGGCTCACTCGACAGCCATCCAAATACCACACATGGCATCGTCTTCAACAAGGAGTGGTGGAGGAGCGTTCCACGTCACGCTTCCTATTTACCGCTCGGCCACAGACGCGTTTCGTATCATCATTCGGGAAGAACGGCTGTCCGGCCTGTACAAAGGTGTCACGTCTCCGATGCTCGGCGTCGCCATCATGAACGCGTCCATCTTTGGCCTGTACAACATCTCGCTTCGCTACCAAGAGTCACACCATGTCTTCTCCGACCACGCTATTACACAAGTGCTGATCGCCGGAATGCTATCTGGTCTCGGATCGTCGCTCATCACGTCACCGATCGACTTGATTAAGATCCGCGAGCAGATGGATACCACTCGCGGAAAAACCACATGGTCCGTCTTCAAGCATGTGGTCAAAACCGAGGGTGTGAGAAGAGGTGTCTACCGAGGTTGGTGTACCACCGCTATCCGAGACTTGGGTTATGGCCCGTACTTCGCCAGCTACGAATGGCTCAACGGTCAGATCCAGAGGTATACAGGAAAACCCTTGACCAACCTGGACATGGCAATGAGCGGTGCAGTCGCTGGTGTAGTCGCTTGGCTAAGCACGTTCTGGGCCGACGTGATCAAAACCAAGATCCAAGCTACGAACGGTATCGATGATGTGAGAGGACGCAGTTTGTTTTGGTCCACAGCCAAGCACACGTACAGACAAGGTGGGTGGAGAGCGTTTTTCGTAGGAGTAGGTCCCACCGTGTTGCGAGCATTGCCGGTCAACGCCGTGCTATTTGTGACGTACGAAGCAACCAAGGACCTGCTTATCTCTAGAGGGTTTTGA
- a CDS encoding uncharacterized protein (related to glutamate carboxypeptidase II), whose product MFRDQSVNRDPLASAPLKLDAEFVDKKLSSTTSSSDKSRSFVEIKLGLAGRKLILTGWRALLVLLAISWYFWGPFRLAELANFGSGYFAPARPCPHAVKRVQGYADLLQSSEFLPSLGTVSQSTARNETPEARWKKWFAKLESDFLAVPTAQGARDALQRYTNVSHVAGSQGDYHSALQILEEWADLVGAPLPDNLKDLVFDAGSSQSQAYLKGVEGKDGVRAWTDTYAVWLNYPINSTLTLAKPDQLDQPYWTAKLKEDVLDADPTSSRGVPLFHGYSASGSVSGQVVFAGMGRKQDFADLAAKGIDVKGKIVLVDYGSNFRGLKVRAAQEAGAVGVIIYTDTIEDGEITEANGHKAYPDGPARNPSAVQRGSVQGLSFYPGDPSTPGQPSYRNATRLQPEDADSLPKIPSLPLSYSEAKVLLESIKGKGVKASEVNNRLAGAIDGVEYWTGPSDDIVHLENFVDLKVRDIWNTYAVLPGHIKDEVVVLGNHRDAWTFGAADPNSGTAAFHEAIKGLGQLYRQGWKPMRTIVFASWDAEEYGLVGSTEFGEDYAQWIRDHVVAYHNVDVSVSGSVLQASSSPSLSRFVQTVAAKVDDPSKPTKKIDLNAFHPLGSGSDYTVFLQHLGIASTDLGFKRAPTDPIYMYHSNYDSFYWMDNFGDPGFKRHEAAAKLVGLMAIQSSTQLFAPIDVQDYATELTKYLAKVQTLAAKKLGIPKRAGAKHPRWLKNLGRSIHELGASARRFEHRKSHLKAKLLKLAEKHSQHHAQHESANWQKEIWKVLGEIRVLNKQLQTFEQGFISKQGLKGREWYKHLGTAPGRWLGYGATTLPGVTEAITLDNGQGVESEAKRLAQHIEALAQHLHKH is encoded by the coding sequence ATGTTTCGTGATCAGTCTGTCAACCGCGACCCCCTGGCTTCGGCgccgctcaagctcgatgcagAATTTGTCGACAAAAAGTTATCCTCAACTACATCATCCTCTGACAAGAGCcgcagcttcgtcgagaTCAAACTCGGCCTGGCTGGTAGGAAGCTTATTCTGACCGGTTGGAGAGCCCTACTGGTGCTTTTGGCCATTTCTTGGTACTTTTGGGGGCCGTTTCGATtggccgagcttgccaacTTTGGCAGCGGCTATTttgctcctgctcgtccttgtcctcaTGCAGTAAAGCGAGTACAAGGATACGCTGACCTGCTGCAAAGTTCCGAATTTCTTCCCTCGCTCGGAACCGTCTCGCAATCTACTGCTCGTAACGAGACCCCCGAGGCACGATGGAAGAAATGGTTTGCTAAGCTTGAGTCGGATTTCCTCGCTGTGCCTACCGCCCAAGGCGCACGAGATGCCCTGCAGAGGTACACCAACGTCAGTCATGTCGCTGGTTCCCAAGGTGATTACCACTCTGCTCTGCAGATTCTCGAGGAGTGGGCAGATCTCGTAGGTGCGCCTCTACCCGATAACTTGAAGgatctcgtcttcgacgCTGGTTCCTCCCAGAGTCAGGCTTACCTCAAAGGCGTTGAAGGAAAAGACGGCGTTCGAGCCTGGACCGATACCTATGCTGTTTGGCTCAACTATCCGATCAACTCGACCCTTACCCTCGCCAAGCCTGATCAGCTTGACCAGCCCTATTGGAcggccaagctcaaggaggaCGTGCTGGATGCCGATCCTACCAGCTCGCGTGGCGTACCTCTCTTCCACGGTTACTCGGCTTCCGGCAGCGTCTCTGGTCAGGTCGTCTTCGCAGGCATGGGCAGAAAGCAAGACTTTGCCGATCTCGCAGCCAAgggcatcgacgtcaaggGCAAGATCGTGCTCGTTGATTATGGATCCAATTTCCGCGGTCTCAAAGTGCGTGCTGCCCAGGAGGCGGGTGCTGTCGGCGTGATCATCTACACCGACACCAttgaggatggcgagatTACCGAGGCAAACGGACACAAGGCCTACCCGGACGGCCCAGCACGCAATCCTTCGGCTGTGCAGCGTGGATCCGTGCAGGGACTCTCTTTCTACCCCGGCGACCCTTCGACTCCTGGTCAGCCTTCGTACCGCAATGCAACTCGATTGCAGCCCGAGGACGCCGACTCTCTGCCCAAGATCCCTTCTCTGCCTTTATCTTATTCTGAGGCCAAggtgctgctcgaatcgaTCAAGGGCAAAGGCGTCAAAGCTAGCGAGGTCAACAACCGTCTCGCTGGAGCTATCGACGGTGTTGAATATTGGACTGGTCCTTCGGACGATATTGTGCACCTGGAAAACTTTGTCGACCTCAAAGTACGCGATATTTGGAACACGTACGCGGTGCTTCCCGGTCACATCAAGGACGAAGTTGTTGTTCTCGGAAATCATCGAGATGCGTGGACGTTCGGTGCGGCCGATCCCAACTCTGGCACAGCTGCATTCCACGAAGCTATCAAGGGTCTCGGTCAGCTTTACCGTCAAGGGTGGAAACCCATGCGCACGATTGTCTTTGCGTCTTGGGATGCCGAAGAGTACGGTCTGGTCGGATCGACCGAGTTCGGCGAAGACTACGCGCAGTGGATTCGCGATCACGTCGTAGCATACCACAACGTCGACGTCTCGGTTTCCGGATCCGTGTTGCaggcttcttcttcgccGTCTCTCTCGCGTTTCGTGCAGACGGTCGCTGCTAAAGTCGATGATCCCAGCAAGCCTACTAAGAAAATCGACCTGAATGCATTCCACCCTCTCGGTTCCGGATCGGACTACACGGTGTTCTTGCAGCACCTCGGCATTGCCTCCACCGATCTCGGCTTCAAGAGGGCTCCCACAGATCCGATCTACATGTACCATTCCAACTACGACAGCTTCTACTGGATGGACAACTTTGGCGATCCCGGTTTTAAGCGCCACGAAGCAGCGGCCAAGCTGGTTGGTTTGATGGCGATCCAGTCGTCCACTCAATTGTTCGCGCCTATTGACGTTCAGGATTACGCAACCGAGCTGACCAAGTACCTGGCTAAAGTGCAGACGCTGGCTGCAAAGAAGCTGGGTATCCCGAAGCGAGCCGGTGCCAAACACCCGCGTTGGTTGAAGAATCTTGGTCGTTCGATTCACGAGCTCGGTGCTTCTGCGAGACGGTTTGAGCATCGCAAGTCGCACCTCAAGGCCAAGCTGTTGAAGCTGGCCGAGAAGCACTCACAACACCATGCGCAGCACGAGAGCGCTAACTGGCAAAAGGAGATCTGGAAGGTGTTGGGCGAGATTCGAgtgctcaacaagcagTTGCAGACTTTCGAGCAGGGTTTCATCTCGAAGCAAGGTCTGAAGGGTAGAGAATGGTACAAGCATCTGGGCACCGCTCCGGGCAGGTGGCTGGGTTACGGAGCTACTACGCTGCCCGGTGTGACGGAGGCCATCACGCTGGATAACGGACAAGGCGTGGAGAGCGAGGCAAAGCGTCTGGCACAGCATATCGAGGCACTGGCACAACACTTGCACAAGCACTGA
- a CDS encoding uncharacterized protein (related to cysteine synthase) produces MSSVGARATSSALASSSSSKLAHIPGWTVISRYSRSHRKSTFLIGVFTGLVLGLGSITSVFFFAERRERKRRRRKLRSYGLDDEDEEERRRRELRGRDPIQIRSGQVVSGVEGLIGNTPLMRINSLSEATGCEILGKAEFLNPAGSPKDRVALQILKDAEEEGLLYPHTGSCIFEGTVGSTGISLATLARAKGYRCSIVIPDDVAREKVELLEKLGAEIESVRPRGIVDPRHFVNEARARAEAFGEVELVGPHPNGLGTSRYAGSDAGQGEEYVHRHDLVVSSRRVPNTDDASGIVNETQARGFFADQFENPSNFWAHYNGTGPEIWRQTGGLIDAFVAGAGTGGTLSGCAAFLKRVSCDPDESQQGGGFIRRPGSAQEVKVVLADPQGSGLYNKVKYGVMYSATEAEGKRRRHQVDSVVEGIGINRITRNLQMGLQCIDDAERVSDDEAARMGRHLILNDGLFLGSSSAVNCVAAVRTALKIKRQRGDDPPPVVVTVLCDSGSRHLSKFHNDDALVRLGVSDAGSSDISDILSSID; encoded by the coding sequence atgtcgagcgtcgGAGCGAGGGCAACCTCGTCAGCGCTcgcatccagctcgtcgtccaagctCGCGCACATCCCCGGTTGGACCGTCATCTCACGCTATTCTCGTTCACACCGCAAATCGACCTTTCTCATCGGCGTGTTTACCGGTCTCGTTCTGGGTCTTGGATCCATCACATCCGTCTTTTTCTTTGCAGAACGACGTGAACGCAAACGAAGACGCAGAAAGTTGCGCTCCTACGGActcgacgatgaagacgaagaggagcgtCGACGGCGCGAGCTTCGTGGGCGCGATCCAATCCAAATCCGGTCTGGTCAAGTGGTGAGCGGTGTCGAAGGTCTAATCGGAAATACTCCGCTCATGCGTATAAACAGCCTCTCCGAAGCAACGGGCTGCGAGATCCTGGGCAAAGCAGAGTTTCTCAACCCTGCCGGCTCACCAAAGGACCGTGTAGCATTGCAAATTCTCAAAGACgctgaagaagaaggcttGCTCTACCCGCACACGGGCAGCTGCATCTTTGAAGGTACAGTAGGAAGCACCGGTATCTCACTAGCCACTCTGGCGCGAGCAAAAGGGTATCGCTGTTCAATTGTCATTCCGGACGACGTTGCACGCGAAAAAGTGGAGCTCCTGGAAAAGCTCGGTGCCGAGATCGAATCGGTTCGACCGCGAGGCATTGTCGATCCACGACACTTTGTCAACGAAGCACGTGCTCGGGCCGAAGCGTTTGGCGAGGTCGAACTCGTTGGTCCGCATCCGAATGGTTTGGGCACGTCCCGATATGCTGGCTCGGACGCAGGACAGGGGGAAGAGTACGTTCATCGCCATGACCTGGTTGTTTCCTCCAGACGCGTGCCGAACACCGATGATGCATCCGGTATTGTCAACGAGACCCAAGCACGTGGCTTTTTTGCGGATCAGTTCGAGAATCCATCCAACTTTTGGGCGCATTACAACGGTACTGGACCCGAAATCTGGCGCCAGACGGGCGGGTTGATCGACGCATTCGTCGCGGGTGCGGGCACGGGCGGGACGCTCTCTGGATGTGCAGCCTTTCTGAAACGCGTATCATGCGATCCGGATGAGTCCCAACAAGGAGGAGGTTTCATCCGACGTCCTGGATCCGCACAAGAGGTCAAAGTGGTGCTGGCCGATCCGCAGGGTAGTGGGTTATACAACAAGGTTAAATACGGTGTCATGTACAGTGCCACCGAAGCAGAGGGGAAGCGCAGGAGGCATCAAGTGGACTCGGTCGTAGAAGGGATTGGCATCAATCGCATCACAAGAAACTTGCAGATGGGATTGCAGTGCATTGACGACGCCGAGAGGgtcagcgacgatgaggcGGCGCGCATGGGAAGGCATCTGATCCTCAACGATGGACTCTTCCTCGGCTCTTCGTCAGCCGTCAactgcgttgctgctgtccgAACAGCACTGAAAATCAAACGCCAACGGGGCGACGACCCACCCCCTGTTGTGGTCACTGTACTCTGCGATTCGGGCTCTCGCCATCTGTCCAAGTTTCACAACGACGATGCACTCGTTCGTCTGGGCGTGTCGGATGCCGGCAGCAGTGACATTTCTGACATCCTCTCTTCCATCGATTAG
- a CDS encoding deoxycytidyl transferase (related to DNA repair protein MUS-42) codes for MQKARNAREEADDDAFRSSRKRKVQWADVNAENKELAIPSPSRLATYADDAVHSNSRVDEHGMLVSIDRDSDQPVSLDPSNAAQKQYLASEIYNPIEYGDFGSYMKHKRAKLKVQEASLLQEEEALLRVRVPQATTTDKQGHHLAAEIQSNAGKRSDALKGCCVYINGQTHPPYSELRRLLVLHGGDLMAYLDQKTPVTHIVASNLTPKKRIEFKDYKVVLPGWILESIELGRKADWRKWRCDANTGSNGHTSKSIICKNDGDPSTSIVPLGDWRNSDRTAKPPRQLPRIGEEDESPWGKPTNQTNLLNGFKRKQGSPTAKDLPTFFTEQSIPAPLPKPKSESSQTRRETTFKGVRFGAKQIIQPATSILSSEPTSTSSSVHLASSAATESVNVRRLHETRSHPTTKEARAPEDSIVTPTKPKGKFDSSIGTDPASKKAAIAVSRGHYASRPSNTYAARLLASPSWRERNTATSEGFLAGYFAKSRLHHLSTWKSSLQDMVSSALREAGRPLGSSDLPKGVQRVIMHIDFDSFFVAVGLKKRPDLKDKPVVVCHGTGFGLPAAKAGDENRPADNQSSSTSEIASCSYKAREFGIRNGMSLGQAKRLCSHVETIPYDFEAYNSVSLTFYTFLLEHSDALQAVSVDEALVDVSLLLQSMRDGDTNDGSLYQRYRDHLGSQGQVWTAEKQLAEAFRDEIRDRCECEASIGIGSNILLARLATRKAKPGGSFHLTDDAKQLFLNALDVDDLHGIGWSLRDRIRELFQTINIGEILSKTNKRRMMAEFGPKKGKMIWDRMHGIDADRLEGNKLRQSVGSHVNYGIRFLTEQEAENFVTGMCQEVSQRAKAVKLRGRQVSVQVMVRAKTAPVEAPKFLGHGVCDTHHRSAPVSGPGGVAIDDEARIRAAAWPLIRDLKADPKELRGIAISLNKLEPADANVLSPAKSTGGQAMLRFGSVAQSSSSKLVLAASKRSARDAEEASNASDVEQLDEPGIELPASLEKGPDAATPRRPQDTDKCKRTSNRPSPSEGSPIKMPSATQLMLPSKSQIDPDVFDALPTQYRRQIEAKLGPPRGNSLTDNFEADLVEEESPDTTRRLPQSRTGSQTLPRVLPRSTPTTPQKAKVTPSPAMAEALMLPSASQIDPVVLAELPDSVRKEIERQLGFLHHEVPSAPSSVESTPTSKTRKKVANTSTLLHFLQRDTSKVTDRHNSLFRSISESPTKERVVHRLDRDALLVMDPAKISLSQLEAVGIDAEVFQALPMDLQRETFQFHSEQKKSEKARFKAGKSSGFEELTLAEQRRRETVRAALKEKEARTRVEERLRGNRTASKGTYAVALAAEGQGDVASDPPAYLIARPKWRVPSEASVILNTANAEKSSRDIPTIRGLSHPRDVEILLSQWISAFARKGPREGDVNRIATYLADVVRTASVTRVEDTQKASSLLGFIQERLDEVQYKIDDGFASEEWETAKRKIRDAVQAKSREVFGGAELEE; via the coding sequence ATGCAGAAAGCAAGAAACGCACGAGAGGAggccgacgatgacgccTTTCGTTCTTCgcgcaagcgcaaagtGCAGTGGGCAGATGTGAATGCCGAGAACAAAGAGCTTGCAATTCCCTCTCCATCACGTTTGGCCACGTACGCCGATGACGCCGTCCATTCAAATTCTCGAGTAGACGAGCATGGCATGCTTGTTTCCATCGATCGAGATTCCGACCAGCCGGTGTCGCTCGACCCAAGCAATGCGGCTCAAAAGCAGTACCTAGCATCCGAAATTTACAATCCTATAGAATATGGCGATTTTGGATCCTACATGAAACACAAGCGTGCTAAGCTCAAGGTGCAAGAAGCTTCGCTCCTtcaagaggaagaagccCTCCTGCGTGTAAGAGTTCCGCAAGCCACTACCACTGACAAACAGGGCCACCATCTGGCTGCTGAAATCCAGTCCAACGCCGGCAAGCGGTCAGATGCGCTCAAGGGATGCTGCGTCTACATCAACGGTCAGACTCATCCCCCCTACAGCGAGCTTCGGCGCCTCCTAGTTCTTCACGGCGGAGACCTCATGGCCTATCTCGATCAAAAGACGCCAGTCACGCACATTGTAGCTTCCAACCTCACACCGAAAAAGCGAATCGAATTCAAGGACTACAAAGTCGTGCTACCCGGCTGGATCTTAGAGAGCATTGAACTGGGAAGAAAGGCAGACTGGAGAAAGTGGCGATGCGATGCCAATACCGGGTCCAATGGGCACACGTCCAAAAGCATCATATGCAAGAATGACGGCGATCCATCTACAAGTATCGTACCCTTGGGAGACTGGCGCAACTCGGATCGGACTGCCAAGCCGCCAAGGCAGCTTCCACGGATTGGagaagaggacgagagTCCTTGGGGGAAACCCACAAATCAGACCAATCTTCTGAACGGGTTCAAAAGAAAGCAGGGTTCACCTACTGCAAAGGATCTGCCGACATTCTTCACTGAACAGAGTATACCAGCACCTTTGCCGAAGCCCAAGAGCGAGTCATCGCAGACTCGGAGGGAAACCACTTTCAAAGGCGTCCGTTTCGGAGCAAAGCAAATAATCCAGCCAGCTACATCAATTTTATCAAGTGAACCCACAAGTACGTCCTCATCTGTACACTTAgcctcttctgctgccACGGAGAGTGTCAATGTACGCAGACTTCACGAAACTCGGTCTCATCCGACAACAAAGGAAGCTCGGGCGCCGGAGGATAGCATCGTTACCCCTACGAAGCCCAAAGGGAAATTTGATTCCAGCATCGGCACCGACCCGGCTTCCAAGAAGGCGGCTATCGCTGTCAGTCGTGGTCACTACGCATCGCGACCCTCCAACACATATGCTGCTCGACTGCTCGCCAGTCCTAGCTGGCGGGAGCGCAACACTGCTACCTCTGAAGGCTTTCTTGCCGGCTATTTCGCCAAGTCGCGTCTTCATCACTTGAGCACATGGAAGTCAAGTCTGCAAGATATGGTTAGCTCAGCTCTTCGAGAAGCAGGTCGTCCGCTTGGTAGCTCGGATTTACCCAAAGGAGTTCAACGTGTCATTATGCACATTGACTTTGACAGCTTCTTTGTCGCCGTCGGTCTGAAGAAACGACCCGACTTGAAAGATAAGCCGGTCGTCGTGTGTCACGGTACAGGCTTTGGTTTGCCAGCTGCAAAGGCTGGGGACGAAAATCGACCAGCAGATAATCAGTCTTCGAGTACCTCGGAGATTGCCTCGTGCAGTTACAAAGCGCGCGAATTTGGCATCCGCAACGGGATGAGCCTTGGTCAGGCGAAACGTCTTTGCTCACACGTCGAGACGATTCCTTATGACTTTGAAGCGTACAACTCGGTTAGCCTTACCTTTTATACCTTTTTGCTCGAGCATTCGGATGCGCTCCAGGCGGTGtcggtggacgaggcgctTGTTGATGTGAGCCTCCTTCTACAGAGCATGCGAGACGGCGATACCAATGACGGCTCGTTGTACCAACGATATCGGGATCACCTTGGCTCGCAAGGCCAAGTGTGGACCGCCGAAAAGCAGCTCGCAGAAGCTTTTCGGGATGAGATCCGAGACCGCTGCGAATGTGAAGCCAGCATTGGCATCGGCTCCAACATCCTTCTTGCAAGACTTGCCACTCGCAAAGCCAAACCGGGCGGCTCCTTCCATCTCACCGAcgacgccaagcagctgtTTTTGAATGcgctcgacgttgacgacTTGCACGGTATCGGATGGAGCCTCCGCGATCGGATTCGAGAGCTTTTCCAGACGATCAACATCGGCGAGATCCTCTCCAAGACAAACAAACGCAGAATGATGGCAGAGTTCGGCCCCAAAAAGGGCAAGATGATCTGGGACAGGATGCacggcatcgacgctgatCGGCTCGAGGGCAACAAGCTCCGGCAATCTGTGGGTTCGCATGTCAACTACGGCATTCGGTTTCTGACTGAACAGGAGGCGGAGAATTTTGTAACTGGCATGTGTCAGGAGGTATCCCAGAGAGCGAAGGCTGTCAAGTTGAGGGGAAGACAGGTCTCGGTGCAGGTGATGGTGCGCGCTAAGACTGCGCCGGTGGAAGCGCCCAAGTTCCTAGGTCACGGTGTGTGCGATACACATCATCGAAGTGCACCGGTGAGTGGGCCAGGTGGTGTGGCGATTGATGATGAAGCGCGAATcagagcagctgcttggccacTTATTCGAGATCTGAAAGCGGATCCAAAGGAACTGCGTGGTATCGCTATCAGTTTGAACAAACTCGAACCTGCAGATGCGAATGTGTTGTCGCCGGCCAAGTCGACAGGGGGACAAGCGATGCTTCGATTCGGCTCTGTTGCGcagtcgtccagctcaAAACTGGTGTTAGCTGCTTCTAAGCGTAGCGCGCGCGATGCAGAGGAAGCTAGCAACGCTAGTGATGTAGAGCAGCTGGACGAACCTGGTATTGAACTGCCTGCTTCACTCGAAAAGGGACCAGATGCTGCGACTCCAAGACGACCACAGGACACAGACAAGTGCAAGCGTACCTCTAACAGGCCATCGCCAAGTGAAGGTAGCCCAATCAAAATGCCTTCAGCGACCCAGCTGATGCTGCCCTCAAAGTCACAAATCGACCCAGACGTCTTTGACGCGCTTCCGACGCAGTACCGTCGTCAGATTGAGGCTAAGCTCGGCCCTCCTCGGGGCAATTCGCTTACGGACAACTTCGAGgccgatcttgtcgaaGAAGAATCACCTGACACCACCCGACGTCTTCCTCAGAGCCGAACAGGATCGCAGACGCTCCCGCGAGTGCTACCACGTTCGACACCGACTACACCGCAAAAAGCCAAAGTCACCCCCTCTCCAGCGATGGCGGAAGCGCTCATGCTACCTTCGGCCTCTCAAATTGATCCTGTTGttctcgccgagctgccTGACTCGGTCCGCAAAGAAATTGAACGTCAGCTTGGTTTTCTGCACCACGAGGTGCCCTCCGCTCCATCGTCGGTGGAAAGCACCCCGACGTCCAAGACCCGAAAGAAGGTCGCCAACACTTCCACTTTACTCCATTTTCTGCAGCGCGACACTTCAAAAGTCACCGATCGACACAACTCGCTTTTCAGGTCGATTTCGGAATCGCCGACGAAGGAACGCGTTGTTCATCGCCTTGATCGAGACGCGCTTCTTGTTATGGACCCGGCGAAGATCTCGTTATCGCAACTGGAGGCAGTAGGGATAGACGCCGAAGTGTTCCAGGCTCTACCGATGGATTTACAACGCGAGACGTTTCAGTTTCATTCGGAACAGAAAAAGTCTGAGAAAGCGAGGTTTAAGGCAGGAAAAAGTAGTGGGTTTGAAGAGCTCACGTTGGCCGAGCAGCGTAGAAGAGAGACGGTGCGAGCCGCgctcaaggagaaggaggcTCGCACGAGGGTAGAAGAGCGGCTACGGGGGAATCGTACTGCTAGCAAGGGCACCTATGCAGTTGCGTTAGCGGCAGAGGGTCAAGGTGATGTGGCGAGCGATCCTCCAGCATATCTGATTGCCAGGCCGAAATGGCGGGTCCCAAGCGAGGCTTCCGTCATCCTTAACACAGCTAACGCCGAAAAGTCCAGCAGAGACATACCGACCATTCGGGGACTAAGCCACCCGCGCGATGTCGAGATTTTGTTGTCCCAATGGATATCGGCTTTCGCACGTAAAGGTCCCAGAGAAGGTGACGTGAATCGCATCGCTACGTATTTAGCCGACGTGGTCCGCACCGCGTCCGTCACGCGCGTAGAGGACACGCAAAAGGCGAGCTCGTTACTCGGCTTCATACAAGAACGGCTGGATGAGGTGCAGTACAAGATAGACGATGGATTTGCGTCTGAAGAGTGGGAAActgccaagcgcaagatTCGAGATGCGGTACAGGCGAAATCGAGGGAGGTATTTGGTGgcgccgagctcgaggagtGA